The following proteins are encoded in a genomic region of Candida albicans SC5314 chromosome 4, complete sequence:
- a CDS encoding uncharacterized protein (Protein of unknown function; Spider biofilm induced) has product MSEILKANHRKVYGNVSNSSSSSSISMSPSGSATNKRSTRSAGDNRSKLSHDMVAGAASFEATRLFEDRHRRNGKPVSHAFARKTLIALAASEVDKLFEVKELTHLDKDQIKSEAIKAIEKEYETHYGGQRHWSPNFKPISW; this is encoded by the coding sequence ATGTCTGAAATACTCAAAGCCAATCACAGAAAAGTATATGGTAATGTCAGTAATAGCAGCAGCAGTAGCAGCATCAGCATGAGTCCAAGTGGTAGTGCTACTAACAAAAGAAGTACAAGAAGTGCTGGTGACAACAGGTCAAAGCTTTCTCATGATATGGTTGCAGGGGCCGCGTCCTTTGAAGCCACCAGATTATTTGAAGATAGACATCGAAGAAACGGGAAACCAGTTAGTCATGCTTTCGCCAGAAAAACTCTTATTGCACTTGCCGCATCCGAAGTGgataaattgtttgaagTGAAAGAATTAACCCATTTGGATAAGGATCAAATAAAAAGCGAGGCAATCAAGGCCATTGAGAAAGAATACGAGACCCATTATGGTGGTCAGAGGCATTGGTCGCCAAACTTCAAACCAATAAGTTGGTAA
- the ZRT1 gene encoding Zrt1p (Putative zinc transporter; acts with Pra1 in sequestration of zinc from host tissues during infection; hyphal, macrophage-induced; alkaline induced upon adherence to polystyrene; induced in oralpharyngeal candidasis; Spider biofilm induced): MKFTHLFFIGLLTKVYTETVTVLSTRSYRLATTESTPTDGTVYLTLTRQQSSSTSLNASTITTPPSNSSASVQTTAVTDCHFHNSVQYCVDGYGNEGSILPVPTNTNNLPTSYDGCHSHDGDTFCMDGDKEVQFVKLEDEDDEESSSSSGKKCHFHAGVEHCVDDNNHDAVTCERVKRDYDIPLRIGLLFVILVTSGIGSFGPIVLKQFVNLSQENYIIVIIKQFGTGIIISTAFVHLMTHAQLMWSNSCLKIKYEGTGASITMAGIFIAFIIEYIALRIVNARDTGKVDKKEIEETSSNEQSLHGISVNDKISVMILEAGIIFHSILIGITLVVTDDVYFITLFIVIVFHQFFEGLALSSRIISITNASLSTKLVMALMFALITPIGMAIGIGVLNKFNGNDPSTLIALGTLDSFSAGVLLWTGLIEMWSHDWLHGHLRNSSFVKTTVALVSLILGMLLMSLLGNWA; encoded by the coding sequence ATGAAGTTTAcccatttatttttcatcgGTTTATTGACTAAGGTTTATACAGAAACTGTGACAGTTTTATCAACCAGAAGCTACAGATTAGCAACCACGGAGCTGACCCCTACTGATGGTACTGTTTACTTAACGTTAACGAGACAACAAAGTCTGTCAACTTCCTTGAATGCTTCTACAATTACCACACCACCACTGAACCTGTCTGCTAGTGTTCAAACAACAGCTGTTACTGACTGTCACTTTCATAATTCGGTCCAATATTGTGTTGATGGTTACGGAAATGAAGGTTCAATCTTGCCAGTTCCAACCAATACAAACAACCTTCCTACAAGCTATGATGGATGCCATTCCCACGATGGTGATACTTTCTGTATGGATGGAGATAAAGAAGTTCAGTTTGTGAAattagaagatgaagatgatgaagagtCGAGCTCATCTTCAGGAAAAAAGTGTCATTTCCATGCTGGTGTTGAGCATTGTGTCGATGACAATAACCATGACGCTGTGACTTGTGAAAGAGTGAAAAGAGATTACGATATTCCTTTGAGAATTGGGTTGCTTTTTGTTATTCTTGTTACTTCTGGTATCGGGTCTTTTGGTCCAATtgttttgaaacaatttgtCAACTTATCACAGGAAAActatattattgttatcatCAAACAGTTTGGTACTGGTATAATCATATCAACGGCATTTGTCCATTTAATGACTCATGCGCAATTAATGTGGAGCAATTCttgtttgaaaatcaaatatgaAGGTACTGGTGCTTCAATAACCATGGCTGGGATTTTTATTGCTTTTATAATTGAGTACATTGCTCTTAGAATAGTCAATGCCCGTGATACTGGAAAGGTTGATAAAAAGGAAATTGAGGAAACATCTAGTAATGAGCAATCATTACATGGAATCTCTGTTAACGACAAGATTTCAGTAATGATTTTAGAAGCAGGTATTATTTTCCACTCCATTCTTATTGGTATTACTTTAGTTGTCACAGATGATGTTTACTTTATTACcttgtttattgttattgttttccATCAGTTTTTCGAAGGTTTGGCTTTGTCTTCGAGAATTATATCTATTACCAATGCAAGTTTGTCAACTAAATTAGTGATGGCACTCATGTTTGCATTGATCACCCCTATTGGAATGGCAATTGGTATCGGTgttttgaacaaattcaaCGGTAATGACCCCTCTACTTTAATTGCATTGGGAACTTTAGATTCTTTTTCAGCAGGTGTGCTCCTTTGGACTGGTTTAATTGAAATGTGGAGTCACGATTGGTTACACGGCCACTTGAGAAACAGTTCTTTTGTAAAAACTACAGTTGCCTTAGtaagtttgattttgggAATGTTGCTCATGAGCTTATTGGGTAATTGGGCGTAA
- the PRA1 gene encoding Pra1p (Cell surface protein that sequesters zinc from host tissue; enriched at hyphal tips; released extracellularly; binds to host complement regulators; mediates leukocyte adhesion and migration; immunogenic in mouse; produced at ambient pH), whose amino-acid sequence MNYLLFCLFFAFSVAAPVTVTRFVDASPTGYDWRADWVKGFPIDSSCNATQYNQLSTGLQEAQLLAEHARDHTLRFGSKSPFFRKYFGNETASAEVVGHFDNVVGADKSSILFLCDDLDDKCKNDGWAGYWRGSNHSDQTIICDLSFVTRRYLTQLCSSGYTVSKSKTNIFWAGDLLHRFWHLKSIGQLVIEHYADTYEEVLELAQENSTYAVRNSNSLIYYALDVYAYDVTIPGEGCNGDGTSYKKSDFSSFEDSDSGSDSGASSTASSSHQHTDSNPSATTDANSHCHTHADGEVHC is encoded by the coding sequence atgaattatttattgttttgtttattttttgctttttccGTTGCTGCACCAGTTACGGTTACCAGATTTGTTGATGCTTCACCTACAGGTTACGATTGGCGGGCCGACTGGGTTAAAGGTTTTCCGATTGATCTGTCGTGTAATGCCACacaatataatcaattatctACTGGGTTGCAAGAAGCTCAATTATTAGCTGAACATGCCAGGGACCACACATTGAGATTCGGTAGCAAATCGCCATTTTTCAGAAAATACTTTGGAAATGAGACTGCAAGTGCTGAGGTTGTTGGTCATTTTGACAATGTTGTCGGTGCTGACAAATCATCcattttgtttctttgtGATGACTTAGATGATAAGTGCAAAAATGATGGCTGGGCTGGTTATTGGAGAGGTTCCAACCATAGCGATCAAACTATTATTTGTGACTTATCTTTTGTTACCAGAAGATACTTAACCCAACTATGCTCCAGTGGATATACCGTCTCGAAATCTAAGACAAACATTTTTTGGGCAGGTGACTTGTTACACAGATTCTGGCACTTGAAATCGATTGGTCAACTTGTTATTGAACATTACGCTGACACTTATGAGGAAGTCCTTGAATTGGCTCAAGAAAATTCAACTTATGCTGTAAGAAACTCAAACtcattgatttattatgCTTTGGATGTGTATGCATATGATGTGACAATTCCCGGCGAAGGGTGCAATGGAGATGGTACTCTGTACAAGAAATCAGATTTTAGCAGCTTCGAGGATAGCGACAGTGGCTCTGATTCAGGGGCCAGTAGCACAGCCTCAAGTTCTCATCAACATACCGATAGCAACCCTAGCGCCACAACAGATGCTAACCTGCATTGCCACACACATGCAGATGGTGAAGTCCACTGTTAA
- a CDS encoding uncharacterized protein (Possible mannosyltransferase; Spider biofilm induced): MYNKYSSIRKLRKPLILLLIFNTLYLSFYHYFGNNDSQLTLLNIPLDSTNLLAEYATTDANYTKEVDELIASIEPPIVTSEYRIPKRTNQIFQDPRLTFGLILNYVNQNPSSSIPFHWADWVDLSLLNNQLNKPIEKRLKCLDILNHIHLQFDKDRELCRENTRYFGCADSESLSASELQEYGVDSHEQLPGFIQFEHTVFSSTEYVRNLQGKTYVLASMPIPYKVIFMNDKGEDLVFDVHKERIDKLKDNYKKSKIDPVVEFEKLTQGSNSYKPKPIIDIPLSDFEYEKEFVLESIKNLEAKPELNQRQKSYLWSMKKSIAIQESSDSETRYFNEATMTVGNGNEDSGWHYDWRFFNGKLRDGARTAIILERLLRNWFRFTEKYGVVSWIAHGPLLSWYWNGAIFPYDNDLDVQMPIKQLARLGELYNQTLVVEDLREGFGKYLIDVGTFIHNRDISNDGNHIDARFIDVDTGVYIDITGLSNVLVNRASRYDGRDIHDRRKHFYKLNDLAPVKLSMLNGVPCYISNHIVQNLKREYRSGISRKQYQDYIFSNKLNIWVHTSVLAEALEKNDYINSSGNISHLQMKFLIDEMTDDQIYQMLSNNNQLLLDYQLARSVRKFHAKELKYLTSFTNKGRAIDNDDITEEYKNLLGTVTLHEPFRESLFEYERVNGGLDTFYEEYNREIDSLTVS; encoded by the coding sequence ATGTACAATAAATACTCCAGCATCAGAAAACTAAGGAAACCcttgattttgttattaataTTCAACACCCTATATTTGTCATTTTATCACTACTTTGGCAATAATGATTCACAGTTGACCTTGTTGAATATACCACTTGACTCCACAAATCTTTTAGCTGAATATGCTACAACCGATGCAAATTATACCAAGGAAGTTGACGAACTTATAGCGAGTATCGAGCCACCAATAGTGACGTCAGAATACCGTATTCCAAAAAGAaccaatcaaatatttcagGATCCTAGATTGACGTTTGGTTTGATACTAAATTATGTCAACCAAAACCCTTCTTCTAGTATTCCATTTCATTGGGCCGATTGGGTCGACTTGTCACTTTTAAATAACCAGTTGAACAAACCGATAGAAAAACGTCTCAAGTGTTTGGATATTCTCAACCATATTCATCTACAATTTGACAAGGATAGGGAATTGTGTAGAGAAAACACCCGTTACTTTGGCTGCGCTGATAGTGAACTGCTAAGCGCGTCTGAATTACAAGAGTATGGTGTCGATTCACACGAACAGTTGCCAGGATTTATACAGTTTGAACATACTGTATTTTCATCTACCGAATACGTCAGGAATTTACAAGGGAAAACGTATGTGTTAGCAAGTATGCCTATTCCATATAAAGTCATATTTATGAACGATAAGGGTGAGGATCTTGTATTTGATGTCCATAAAGAGAGAATAGACAAACTAAAAGACAACTATAAGAAATCTAAAATAGATCCAGtggttgaatttgaaaaattaaccCAAGGATCTAACTCTTATAAACCCAAGCCAATAATAGATATACCCTTGAGTGACTTTGAGTATGAAAAAGAGTTTGTCCTCGAATCAATCAAGAACTTGGAGGCGAAACCAGAATTGAACCAACGCCAAAAATCATATTTGTGgtcaatgaaaaaatctATTGCGATTCAGGAATCTCTGGACTCAGAAACAAGATATTTCAATGAAGCGACTATGACTGTGGGTAATGGGAATGAAGACTCGGGATGGCATTACGATTGgagatttttcaatggGAAACTCAGAGATGGTGCACGAACCGCTATCATATTGGAACGATTGCTTCGCAACTGGTTTAGATTCACTGAAAAGTATGGTGTTGTTAGTTGGATTGCTCACGGCCCGTTATTGAGTTGGTATTGGAATGGAGCCATCTTTCCTTACGATAACGATTTAGATGTCCAAATGCCAATAAAGCAGCTAGCAAGGTTGGGTGAGTTGTATAACCAGACGTTAGTTGTCGAAGATTTACGAGAAGGATTTGggaaatatttaattgacGTGGGTACGTTTATTCACAACAGGGACATATCAAACGATGGCAATCACATTGATGCTAGGTTCATTGATGTGGATACTGGTGtttatattgatattaCGGGATTAAGCAACGTACTAGTGAACAGAGCATCAAGATACGATGGAAGAGATATTCATGATCGTCGAAAAcatttttataaattgaacGATTTAGCACCAGTGAAATTGTCAATGCTAAATGGAGTTCCCTGCTATATCAGCAACCATATTGTTCAGAATCTCAAACGAGAATACCGTAGCGGAATTTCAAGAAAGCAGTATCAAGATTATATTTTCTCAAACAAGCTTAACATTTGGGTCCACACACTGGTTTTGGCTGAGGCATTGGAAAAGAATGATTACATTAACAGTAGTGGTAATATCAGCCACTTGCAAATGAAATTTCTTATCGATGAAATGACTGACGATCAGATTTATCAAATGCTTTCCAATAACAATCAACTATTGTTGGATTATCAGTTGGCAAGAAGTGTAAGGAAATTCCATGCAAAAGAGCTCAAATATCTTACGTCATTTACAAATAAGGGTAGAGCGATTGATAACGATGACATAACAGAGGAATATAAAAACTTGTTAGGCACCGTCACTTTACATGAACCTTTTAGAGAATCATTGTTTGAATATGAAAGGGTTAATGGTGGGTTGGATACGTTTTACGAAGAGTACAATCGGGAGATAGATAGTTTAACAGTTTCATAG
- a CDS encoding uncharacterized protein (Ortholog of C. dubliniensis CD36 : Cd36_46470, C. parapsilosis CDC317 : CPAR2_500900, Debaryomyces hansenii CBS767 : DEHA2B15730g and Candida tropicalis MYA-3404 : CTRG_03755), producing the protein MMTSDNTSKISNQSISRSPSPVASSINRSNNSTPLSSCERPISLEIYRRVPTPPSPQLSLMSSFNVDFDSVNLDNDFQLQINPTTVPNDIIKESNVVEKVMGFFKKREDVDPKQSNIKPIKKKRSLGCLNFFKRDDANESIHQPTKSILKSKINKNYEAEQSKCKCEESLDFEEFMGRFEYTEQLKNSNDEALSMLRMEQVRNYFYHV; encoded by the coding sequence ATGATGACATCCGATAATACATCTAAGATATCAAATCAATCGATTTCTCGAAGTCCGTCACCGGTGGCCAGCAGTATTAATAgaagcaacaacagcacGCCTTTGTCCAGCTGCGAGAGACCAATTAGTTTAGAGATCTACCGAAGAGTTCCAACTCCTCCATCTCcacaattatcattaatgaGTTCATTTAACgttgattttgattcagTTAATCTAGATAACGATTTCCAGCTACAAATTAATCCCACTACTGTACCGAATGACATAATCAAGGAATCAAATGTGGTGGAGAAAGTTATGGGattctttaaaaaaagagaagatGTTGATCCAAAGCAGTCCAACATCAAAccaatcaagaaaaaacgTTCTTTAGGATGCctcaactttttcaaaagagATGACGCCAATGAATCAATCCACCAACCAACAAAgtcaattttaaaatctaaaataaataaaaattatgaaGCTGAACAATCCAAATGTAAATGCGAAGAGTCGTTAGACTTTGAAGAGTTTATGGGCCGTTTTGAATACACAGAACAACTTAAAAATAGTAACGACGAAGCATTGTCGATGTTACGAATGGAACAAGTACGGAACTATTTTTATCATGTGTAG